The Shewanella mangrovisoli genome has a window encoding:
- the lepA gene encoding translation elongation factor 4, with protein MKHIRNFSIIAHIDHGKSTLSDRLIQVCGGLSDREMDAQVLDSMDLERERGITIKAQSVTLEYKAKNGETYQLNFIDTPGHVDFSYEVSRSLAACEGALLVVDAGQGVEAQTLANCYTALDMNLDVVPILNKIDLPQADPERVAAEIEDIVGIDAMNAVRCSAKTGVGIDEVLEVIVDQIPPPEGDPEAPLQALIIDSWFDSYLGVVSLVRIKNGVLKKGDKFKVMSTGQNHTADRVGIFTPKQTDKTELKTGEVGFVIAGIKEIHGAPVGDTLTLAKHGAEKPLPGFKKVKPQVYAGVFPISTDEYENFRDALNKLSLNDASLFFEPESSSALGFGFRIGYLGLLHMEIIQERLEREYDLDLITTAPTVVYEVLLTSGETIYVDNPADLPAINNIEEMREPIVEANILVPKEYLGNVITLCIEKRGTQVNMVYHGNQVAVTYHLPMAEVVMDFFDRLKSTSRGYASLEYNFIRSDPADMVRLDILINGDRVDALAMIIHRSNIRHRGLALVEKMKELIPRQMFDIAIQAAVGSQIIARSTVKALRKDVTAKCYGGDVSRKKKLLNKQKEGKKRMKQVGNVEVPQEAFLAVLKLNE; from the coding sequence ATGAAACACATTAGAAACTTCTCAATTATTGCCCATATCGACCATGGTAAATCGACGCTATCAGATCGTCTTATTCAGGTTTGTGGCGGGTTAAGCGACCGTGAAATGGATGCGCAAGTTCTTGATTCTATGGATCTAGAGCGTGAGCGCGGTATCACGATTAAGGCCCAGAGCGTCACGTTGGAATACAAAGCCAAAAATGGCGAAACTTACCAACTTAACTTTATTGATACCCCAGGCCACGTTGACTTTTCCTATGAAGTATCTCGTTCATTAGCCGCCTGTGAGGGCGCGCTGCTCGTGGTGGATGCGGGTCAAGGCGTTGAAGCGCAGACGCTCGCTAACTGTTACACCGCGCTGGATATGAATCTGGACGTGGTACCTATCTTGAACAAAATCGACTTACCCCAAGCCGATCCTGAGCGCGTAGCCGCTGAGATTGAAGACATCGTGGGTATCGATGCGATGAACGCTGTGCGTTGCTCGGCCAAAACCGGCGTGGGTATTGACGAAGTATTAGAAGTCATCGTTGATCAAATTCCGCCGCCAGAAGGCGACCCAGAGGCGCCGTTACAAGCGCTGATCATCGACTCTTGGTTTGATAGCTACTTAGGCGTTGTTTCTCTCGTACGTATTAAAAACGGCGTGTTGAAGAAAGGTGACAAGTTTAAGGTGATGTCTACCGGACAAAACCACACCGCAGACCGCGTCGGTATTTTCACGCCTAAACAAACCGATAAAACCGAACTGAAAACCGGTGAAGTAGGTTTCGTTATTGCGGGTATTAAAGAAATTCATGGTGCACCAGTGGGTGATACCTTGACGCTGGCTAAGCATGGCGCTGAAAAGCCATTACCCGGCTTTAAGAAAGTGAAGCCTCAGGTTTACGCTGGTGTGTTCCCAATTTCGACCGATGAATATGAAAACTTCCGCGATGCGCTGAACAAACTCAGCCTCAACGATGCGTCATTATTCTTCGAGCCTGAAAGTTCATCAGCCCTGGGTTTTGGTTTCCGTATTGGCTATTTAGGCCTGCTCCACATGGAAATCATTCAAGAGCGTTTAGAGCGTGAATACGATCTTGACCTTATTACGACGGCGCCTACCGTAGTGTATGAGGTGCTGTTGACCAGTGGTGAAACCATCTATGTTGATAACCCAGCGGACTTGCCGGCGATTAACAACATCGAAGAGATGCGTGAGCCTATCGTTGAAGCTAACATTCTGGTGCCAAAAGAATACTTAGGTAACGTGATTACCCTGTGTATTGAAAAACGCGGTACCCAAGTGAACATGGTTTACCACGGTAATCAAGTGGCCGTGACTTACCATCTGCCGATGGCAGAAGTGGTGATGGACTTCTTCGACCGCTTAAAATCAACCAGCCGTGGTTATGCATCGTTAGAATACAACTTCATCCGCTCTGATCCTGCGGACATGGTGCGCTTAGACATCTTAATCAACGGCGACCGTGTTGACGCATTGGCGATGATTATTCACCGTTCAAACATTCGTCACCGTGGTTTGGCGTTGGTTGAGAAGATGAAAGAGCTGATCCCACGTCAGATGTTTGATATCGCGATTCAAGCCGCTGTTGGCAGCCAAATTATTGCCCGTTCTACCGTAAAAGCCTTACGTAAAGACGTAACGGCTAAGTGTTACGGTGGTGACGTTTCCCGTAAGAAGAAACTCTTGAATAAACAAAAAGAGGGTAAGAAACGGATGAAACAAGTGGGTAACGTTGAGGTGCCGCAAGAGGCGTTCTTAGCGGTACTTAAGCTAAACGAGTAA
- a CDS encoding SoxR reducing system RseC family protein, whose protein sequence is MMEEVARVVACDNQGWLTVEVELKSTCKSCSSSESCGTSAVAQAFSAKTQQFSIQSERTCEVGELLKLGLPESVILKAAALVYLMPLLGLFAGAVFGQFFAGLFEINSDLSAIAFAALGAIAAWFFGKHKAKQLEVDSQPVILAYLGSGISLEKLPV, encoded by the coding sequence ATGATGGAAGAAGTGGCGCGGGTTGTCGCCTGCGATAATCAAGGTTGGCTGACCGTCGAGGTAGAGCTTAAAAGTACCTGTAAGAGCTGCAGCAGTAGCGAGTCTTGCGGTACGTCGGCGGTGGCTCAGGCTTTTTCGGCAAAGACACAGCAATTCTCCATTCAAAGTGAACGAACCTGCGAGGTTGGTGAACTGCTAAAACTCGGTTTACCAGAGAGCGTGATCCTGAAAGCGGCGGCCTTAGTTTATTTGATGCCGCTGCTCGGATTATTTGCTGGCGCCGTATTTGGCCAGTTTTTCGCAGGTTTGTTTGAAATCAATTCGGATCTCAGTGCGATAGCTTTTGCTGCCTTAGGCGCTATAGCCGCTTGGTTCTTTGGAAAGCACAAGGCAAAACAACTCGAAGTCGATTCGCAACCTGTCATTTTGGCTTATTTAGGCTCAGGGATCAGTTTAGAAAAATTACCCGTTTAA
- a CDS encoding MucB/RseB C-terminal domain-containing protein has translation MRLILLALLALVFPAVAQEDMPAKVWLEKMSQALKEKEFKASIIQLQADHIRPLVYLHGKVNNQEVAFLEYLNGPPKNAVRVGNRVTFIEHDQPAYSILSNHIQGVWPAAFSSKMSDLEVGYQFVLGGRTRIAGRPGQMIRLLPNDEYRYGFQIWLDMDTYLPLRYDMLTQDKQLLEQLMVIELIELNEPPSILQEAYKQEWPAVIDQAERQDGQNWQFSWLPAGFSVVVRDHHRLIGSHEAVEYIALTDGLANISIYVARAGSTPLPEELITRNGLSLVSEKVGNAEVVAVGKVPTETLARIAKSLMLE, from the coding sequence TTGCGTCTAATCCTGTTGGCTTTGTTAGCCTTGGTATTCCCTGCAGTGGCGCAGGAAGATATGCCTGCCAAAGTCTGGCTTGAGAAAATGAGCCAGGCTTTAAAAGAGAAAGAGTTTAAAGCATCGATTATACAACTTCAGGCCGACCATATTCGGCCTTTGGTTTATCTTCACGGTAAGGTGAATAATCAAGAAGTTGCGTTTCTTGAGTACCTCAATGGCCCACCAAAAAATGCGGTTAGAGTGGGAAACCGAGTCACCTTTATCGAACACGATCAACCCGCCTATAGCATCCTTTCTAATCATATTCAGGGCGTGTGGCCTGCGGCTTTCTCGTCAAAGATGAGTGACTTAGAAGTGGGGTATCAGTTTGTACTCGGTGGTCGTACGCGTATTGCGGGACGTCCCGGCCAAATGATCCGTTTATTACCAAATGATGAGTACCGTTACGGTTTCCAAATTTGGCTGGATATGGACACCTATCTGCCGCTGAGATACGACATGCTGACTCAAGATAAACAGTTACTTGAACAGCTGATGGTGATTGAGCTGATTGAGCTAAATGAGCCGCCATCGATTCTGCAGGAAGCCTATAAGCAAGAGTGGCCAGCGGTTATCGACCAAGCTGAACGCCAAGATGGACAAAACTGGCAGTTTTCTTGGTTACCAGCTGGATTTAGCGTGGTAGTGCGTGATCACCACCGCTTAATTGGCAGTCACGAGGCGGTTGAATATATTGCGTTAACCGATGGCTTAGCTAATATTTCTATCTATGTTGCACGGGCTGGCTCGACGCCTTTACCCGAAGAGTTAATCACTCGTAATGGCTTGTCTTTGGTCTCTGAAAAAGTGGGTAATGCCGAAGTGGTTGCCGTGGGTAAAGTGCCAACCGAAACCTTGGCCCGTATCGCGAAAAGTCTGATGTTAGAATAA
- a CDS encoding sigma-E factor negative regulatory protein, whose protein sequence is MDKLGQEWVSAAVDGETDLQTMAELAADTHSHNKWRNYHVIGDAMRGELPQTMALDLSASIAAAIELEPAIVSPQVSAPEVTAAPQQVAINAGQSRVVPLFKQFGQYAIAATVAMFAIVGVQNFNQTADDAASPSPVLITRPLVGSASPVSLQTGPVQQNQSYTNDQMNEQRRRINTYIQDHMLQQRLNTGAVVEDNSEVIPVPVNQ, encoded by the coding sequence ATGGATAAATTAGGTCAAGAATGGGTATCTGCGGCTGTCGATGGAGAGACAGATCTGCAGACAATGGCAGAACTTGCTGCCGATACGCATTCACATAATAAATGGCGTAACTATCATGTGATAGGTGATGCTATGCGGGGAGAGTTGCCCCAAACTATGGCGTTAGACCTTTCCGCCAGTATTGCAGCTGCAATCGAACTTGAGCCTGCCATTGTCTCGCCTCAAGTGAGCGCGCCTGAAGTTACAGCGGCTCCACAGCAAGTCGCTATCAATGCTGGCCAAAGCCGTGTTGTGCCCTTATTCAAGCAGTTTGGTCAGTATGCGATTGCCGCTACTGTGGCTATGTTCGCCATCGTAGGCGTACAGAACTTTAACCAAACCGCCGATGATGCCGCGTCGCCATCGCCTGTGCTCATCACCCGTCCTCTGGTCGGTAGTGCATCGCCAGTGAGCCTACAGACAGGTCCAGTGCAGCAAAATCAGAGCTACACTAATGACCAAATGAATGAGCAACGTCGCCGAATTAATACTTATATTCAGGACCATATGTTGCAGCAACGATTGAATACGGGTGCCGTTGTAGAAGACAATAGCGAGGTTATTCCCGTTCCTGTCAATCAGTAG
- the rpoE gene encoding RNA polymerase sigma factor RpoE yields MSGQISDQQLVERVQRGDKNAFNLLVLKYQSKVVSLISRYVRNQADVTDVAQEAFIKAYRALPNFRGESAFYTWLYRIAVNTAKNYLVSQGRRAPANDVDAEDAEYYEGSDALKEFASPERLMLSDEIKKVVFETLETLPEELRMAISLRELDGMSYEDIAIIMDCPVGTVRSRIFRAREAIDKKLQPLLEE; encoded by the coding sequence ATGAGTGGACAAATAAGTGATCAACAATTAGTTGAGCGCGTACAACGGGGAGATAAAAACGCTTTTAACCTGTTGGTGCTTAAATATCAGAGTAAAGTGGTGAGCTTGATTTCACGCTATGTGCGTAACCAAGCCGACGTTACCGATGTAGCACAGGAAGCGTTTATCAAAGCTTATCGAGCTTTGCCAAACTTTCGCGGAGAAAGTGCGTTTTATACCTGGTTGTACCGCATAGCCGTAAACACGGCTAAGAATTACCTCGTGTCACAGGGGCGCAGAGCGCCTGCAAATGATGTGGATGCAGAGGATGCCGAATACTACGAAGGCAGTGATGCGCTAAAGGAGTTTGCCTCTCCAGAGCGACTAATGTTATCGGACGAAATCAAAAAAGTGGTTTTCGAGACATTAGAAACCTTGCCGGAAGAATTACGTATGGCGATTTCGCTACGTGAACTCGATGGGATGAGTTACGAGGATATTGCCATCATCATGGATTGCCCTGTGGGTACCGTAAGATCTCGTATCTTCCGCGCCCGTGAAGCAATCGATAAAAAACTCCAGCCATTACTGGAAGAGTAA
- the nadB gene encoding L-aspartate oxidase, whose protein sequence is MKQVVEHQSDILVIGSGAAGLTLALHLAEKANVILLSKGPLSEGSTYYAQGGIASVFDESDTIESHVADTLVAGAGLCDKEVVTFTAENAKSAMQWLIECGVAFDKEETAGDNAKDAPYHLTREGGHSHRRILHAADATGKEVQTTLQERALAHPNIQVLERYNAIDLITTRKLNRPGNRVLGAYVWNRNAEQVETIKAKFVALATGGSSKVYQYTSNPDVASGDGIAMAWRAGCRVANMEFNQFHPTCLYHADARNFLLTEALRGEGAYLRRPDGSRFMPDFDERAELAPRDIVARAIDYEMKRLGADCVYLDISHKDSDFIIKHFPTIYSRCLELGIDITKDAIPVVPAAHYTCGGVMTDLHGQTDLNGLYAIGEVAYTGLHGANRLASNSLLECLVFARAASQDIESQMHKIPLPGQIPAWDESKVSNSDEEVVIAHNWHELRLFMWDYVGIVRSDKRLERALRRCLMLQQEIQEYYSNFRVSNNLLELRNLVQVAELIIRCAMDRKESRGLHYNIDHPEKVDSPQPTILQPEK, encoded by the coding sequence ATGAAACAAGTAGTTGAACACCAATCTGACATATTAGTCATAGGTAGCGGTGCCGCAGGTCTGACACTAGCTTTGCATCTTGCTGAAAAAGCAAACGTAATTCTGCTCTCAAAAGGCCCACTCTCGGAAGGGTCAACATACTACGCCCAAGGCGGTATCGCCTCCGTGTTCGATGAAAGTGATACCATCGAATCCCACGTGGCCGATACGTTAGTGGCCGGTGCTGGTTTGTGCGATAAGGAAGTGGTGACTTTTACCGCTGAAAACGCCAAAAGCGCCATGCAATGGTTAATTGAATGTGGCGTGGCATTCGATAAAGAAGAAACCGCTGGCGATAATGCCAAAGACGCACCTTATCACTTGACCCGCGAAGGCGGCCACAGCCATAGACGCATTCTGCATGCCGCCGATGCGACGGGCAAAGAAGTGCAAACCACGCTGCAAGAACGCGCCCTCGCCCATCCCAATATTCAAGTTTTAGAACGTTACAACGCCATCGACCTCATCACTACCCGTAAATTGAATCGCCCTGGCAATCGCGTGTTAGGCGCTTATGTGTGGAACCGTAATGCCGAGCAGGTCGAAACCATCAAGGCAAAATTTGTCGCATTAGCCACGGGCGGTAGCTCTAAGGTCTACCAATACACCTCAAACCCAGATGTGGCGAGTGGTGATGGTATTGCCATGGCGTGGCGTGCAGGTTGCCGTGTGGCCAATATGGAATTTAATCAATTCCATCCGACCTGCCTTTACCATGCCGATGCGCGTAACTTTCTGCTGACCGAAGCCCTGCGCGGTGAAGGAGCTTATTTACGTCGCCCCGATGGCAGCCGCTTTATGCCTGACTTTGACGAGCGCGCCGAACTCGCGCCCCGCGACATCGTTGCCCGCGCCATCGACTACGAGATGAAACGCTTAGGTGCCGATTGCGTCTACTTAGACATCAGCCATAAAGACAGCGACTTTATCATCAAGCATTTCCCAACGATCTATAGTCGCTGCTTGGAACTGGGTATCGATATCACCAAGGATGCCATTCCAGTAGTGCCTGCCGCCCACTATACCTGTGGTGGCGTGATGACGGATTTGCACGGCCAAACCGACCTCAACGGCCTCTATGCCATCGGCGAAGTCGCCTATACTGGCTTACATGGTGCGAACCGCTTGGCGAGTAACTCGCTACTCGAGTGTTTGGTATTTGCCCGCGCTGCGTCGCAGGATATTGAGAGCCAAATGCACAAAATTCCATTACCGGGGCAAATTCCGGCGTGGGACGAGAGTAAAGTCTCCAACTCCGATGAAGAAGTGGTGATTGCCCACAACTGGCACGAACTGCGCCTCTTTATGTGGGACTATGTGGGGATTGTCCGCTCAGATAAACGCTTGGAGCGTGCATTGCGCCGCTGCCTGATGTTACAACAGGAAATCCAAGAGTATTACAGCAACTTCAGAGTCAGTAATAACCTGCTGGAACTGCGTAACTTAGTGCAAGTGGCAGAGCTGATTATCCGCTGCGCGATGGATCGTAAAGAGAGCCGTGGCCTGCACTACAATATCGACCATCCCGAGAAGGTAGACTCACCGCAACCAACGATTCTGCAACCTGAAAAATAA
- a CDS encoding protein YgfX — protein MAERRHSFSVKASRDQRLSLVVFVCVCSTSLLIWPETDVVFWRVLKLVFAVLILGFLGYQLWRLRTWQCRFELNGKGEGWLSTEEAFHVLPRTWVTPFICLVYYQSADKLHLLPLWADMFSDTDYRHLCRLLLKVKTQATSQGESL, from the coding sequence GTGGCAGAGCGGCGCCATAGTTTTAGCGTAAAAGCCTCTCGCGACCAACGACTCTCGTTGGTCGTTTTTGTTTGTGTCTGCAGTACCTCTTTACTTATCTGGCCTGAAACGGATGTCGTATTTTGGCGTGTGCTTAAGTTGGTCTTCGCCGTTTTAATCCTCGGATTCTTGGGATATCAGTTATGGCGACTGAGGACCTGGCAGTGTCGTTTTGAACTCAATGGAAAAGGGGAAGGCTGGCTCTCGACGGAGGAGGCGTTTCATGTGCTCCCGAGAACTTGGGTAACGCCTTTTATTTGCTTGGTTTATTATCAGTCCGCCGATAAGTTGCATCTGTTGCCCCTGTGGGCCGATATGTTTAGCGATACGGATTACCGCCACTTATGCCGACTATTACTTAAGGTTAAAACTCAAGCGACGAGTCAAGGTGAGTCCCTTTAA
- a CDS encoding succinate dehydrogenase assembly factor 2: MELMNIARVRWACRRGMLELDVLFQPFVENVYQDLSDDDKALFIRLLECEDPELFAWFMGHEACPDAELARMVVQVRGRAAP; encoded by the coding sequence TTGGAGTTAATGAACATTGCACGGGTCCGCTGGGCATGTCGCCGCGGAATGCTCGAATTGGACGTCTTGTTCCAGCCTTTCGTCGAAAATGTTTATCAGGATTTGTCGGATGACGACAAGGCCCTGTTTATTCGTTTACTCGAGTGTGAAGACCCTGAATTATTTGCTTGGTTTATGGGTCATGAAGCCTGTCCCGATGCAGAGCTTGCCCGCATGGTAGTGCAAGTCCGTGGCAGAGCGGCGCCATAG
- the nhaR gene encoding transcriptional activator NhaR, whose translation MLHLNYNHLYYFWMIKKKGSVAKAAEALCLTPQTITGQIRALEDRLNGSLFKRVGRNLEATELGELVFRYADKMFSLSYEMLDLLNYQKDDAILFEVGIADALSKALASRVLLSVVPNDGSMHLACYEATHESLMTRLREHKLDMILSDCAGESLKYPEILSKKLGECGVSFFSAETYSADFPACLEQGQLLIPGRRTSLGQQLYRWFDEQNLKVSILGEFDDAAMMKAFGYLKRGIFVTPSVYPQEVISHGMHLLGETLDVKEEYHVMFAERMIQHPAVKRLLETDFSDLFAGLDSQVQRC comes from the coding sequence ATGCTGCATCTTAATTACAACCATCTTTATTATTTCTGGATGATCAAGAAGAAGGGTTCTGTGGCCAAGGCGGCCGAAGCCCTTTGTCTGACGCCCCAAACCATCACGGGGCAAATTCGTGCCCTCGAAGATCGTCTTAATGGCAGTCTATTCAAACGTGTCGGACGCAATTTAGAGGCAACGGAACTCGGTGAGCTGGTATTTCGCTACGCCGATAAGATGTTTTCCCTCAGTTATGAGATGCTCGATTTACTCAACTATCAAAAAGATGATGCCATTTTATTTGAAGTGGGGATTGCCGATGCCTTGTCTAAAGCCCTAGCTAGTCGGGTGTTGCTTTCTGTGGTGCCTAATGATGGTTCCATGCACCTTGCTTGTTATGAAGCGACCCACGAAAGTTTAATGACTCGTTTACGCGAGCATAAACTGGATATGATCCTCTCGGACTGTGCGGGTGAGTCATTGAAATATCCTGAGATTTTATCGAAAAAACTGGGTGAGTGTGGCGTGAGCTTTTTTTCCGCCGAAACCTATAGCGCCGATTTCCCCGCTTGTTTAGAGCAAGGGCAATTGCTGATCCCTGGTCGTAGAACATCGCTTGGGCAACAATTATACCGTTGGTTCGATGAGCAAAATCTTAAGGTTAGCATCTTAGGTGAGTTTGATGATGCGGCGATGATGAAGGCCTTTGGCTACCTGAAACGCGGGATCTTCGTCACGCCGTCGGTCTATCCGCAAGAAGTGATTTCCCACGGCATGCATTTGCTCGGCGAAACCTTAGATGTGAAGGAAGAATACCATGTGATGTTTGCCGAGCGGATGATCCAACATCCAGCGGTGAAACGTTTATTAGAGACGGATTTCAGTGATTTATTTGCCGGATTAGACAGCCAAGTTCAGCGGTGTTAA